The Deltaproteobacteria bacterium genome includes a region encoding these proteins:
- a CDS encoding VWA domain-containing protein → MGPTPLVFARAEDAAPPPPPSSAGAEALSPFWRKNVSVSEPTELANVLRALRKITGSIGPNTGRVEYLGMSHGDAASIVVDPAMIMGEYPVPGNRMDYLVGLVTHEAMLKTEWTERVWKSLGPYFKTLSGIHRVMFQKIVQTGEDIYVDRLADRSVLGRYVAKTRGRALAEMAAKLRSEILTMDALVYLWWMSTWTKNVERLLEPVYEPPMFFLRGLTEALERLPDLEPSVVSRCAQRAELYKAAWENVGAICARLTVLDRRLVWWDEDDDYLPKKVEQKRRLDDIPPKAVLTSGLVHEIETRLALGSADITPLIRNVAGLDNPDVAPMSRWDYNIPAHPVVDRRMVGRVKAIFTDYAARQKVVTRGLTSGKVDKRRLYRAPISGKCFTQTGSLPDLDWNVTLLLDATGSMRGGKWRMVENTVGNLARALTGFKNNLSVYAYFEMDGIAMISSLYSGGKLMSVPPSGQTASGQAIIAAGFYMPKDARRKLLIHVTDGESNFGVDVETAIAYCRREKIHLVTLGVGVPDKQLMIKQYGKTIQFITSFGQLPAAVEKLLKWTFLYGDKRRMGEDPAFKKWFDPIDNQKREGEKNAGK, encoded by the coding sequence ATGGGCCCCACACCCCTTGTTTTCGCCAGGGCGGAGGACGCCGCCCCGCCGCCCCCGCCTTCAAGCGCCGGGGCCGAGGCCCTCTCGCCCTTCTGGCGCAAGAACGTGTCTGTATCCGAGCCCACGGAACTGGCCAACGTGCTGAGGGCGCTTAGGAAGATCACCGGCTCCATCGGGCCCAACACGGGCCGGGTGGAGTACCTTGGCATGAGCCACGGGGACGCGGCCTCCATCGTGGTGGACCCGGCCATGATAATGGGCGAGTACCCGGTGCCGGGCAACCGCATGGACTACCTGGTGGGCCTGGTCACCCACGAGGCCATGCTCAAAACCGAGTGGACCGAGCGGGTATGGAAGAGCCTTGGCCCGTACTTCAAGACGCTCTCCGGCATTCACCGGGTGATGTTCCAGAAGATCGTCCAGACCGGCGAGGACATCTACGTTGACCGCCTTGCTGACCGCTCGGTCCTTGGCCGCTACGTTGCAAAGACCCGTGGCCGGGCTCTTGCGGAAATGGCGGCCAAGCTCAGAAGCGAAATCCTTACAATGGACGCCCTTGTGTACCTGTGGTGGATGTCCACCTGGACCAAGAACGTGGAGCGCCTTTTGGAACCGGTCTACGAGCCGCCCATGTTTTTTTTGAGGGGACTCACCGAAGCCCTGGAAAGGCTTCCCGATCTGGAACCGTCTGTTGTCAGCCGCTGCGCCCAGAGGGCCGAGCTCTACAAGGCCGCCTGGGAAAACGTGGGGGCCATCTGCGCGAGGCTTACGGTGCTGGACCGAAGGCTTGTGTGGTGGGACGAGGACGACGATTATCTTCCCAAAAAAGTCGAACAAAAGCGCAGGCTGGACGACATCCCCCCAAAGGCGGTTCTGACGTCCGGCCTCGTGCATGAAATCGAGACCCGGCTTGCTTTGGGTTCGGCGGACATAACACCGTTAATTCGCAACGTGGCGGGCCTCGATAACCCGGATGTCGCCCCCATGAGCCGGTGGGACTACAACATCCCGGCCCACCCCGTGGTGGACCGGCGCATGGTGGGGCGCGTCAAGGCCATCTTCACGGATTACGCGGCGCGGCAAAAGGTGGTGACCCGGGGGCTCACCAGCGGCAAGGTGGACAAGCGCCGCCTGTACCGGGCTCCCATTTCGGGAAAATGCTTCACCCAGACCGGGAGCCTCCCGGACCTTGACTGGAACGTGACGCTCCTTCTGGACGCCACCGGCTCCATGCGGGGCGGCAAGTGGCGCATGGTGGAAAACACCGTGGGAAACCTCGCCAGGGCCCTGACCGGGTTCAAGAACAACCTGTCTGTTTACGCCTATTTCGAGATGGACGGAATCGCCATGATTTCAAGCCTTTATTCGGGCGGGAAACTCATGAGCGTGCCGCCCTCAGGCCAGACCGCATCCGGCCAGGCCATAATCGCGGCGGGCTTTTACATGCCCAAAGACGCCAGAAGGAAACTTCTGATTCACGTCACCGACGGGGAAAGCAACTTCGGCGTTGACGTGGAAACCGCCATAGCCTATTGCCGCCGCGAAAAAATCCACCTCGTGACCCTTGGGGTGGGGGTTCCCGACAAACAACTCATGATAAAGCAATACGGCAAGACCATCCAGTTCATAACCAGCTTCGGCCAGCTTCCGGCCGCCGTGGAAAAACTTCTGAAGTGGACCTTCCTGTACGGCGACAAGCGCCGCATGGGGGAGGATCCTGCGTTTAAAAAATGGTTTGATCCGATTGATAATCAAAAGCGGGAGGGGGAGAAAAATGCAGGTAAGTGA
- a CDS encoding MoxR family ATPase, translating into MNENACGLAIPAPEPHYFLPGEVIENMTLVKKLSDRHPVNVLVAGKQGCGKSTMVRQFAARNKRPLATFQIGILSEPGQLFGEHRLKDGETYFQKFLFPEAIQTPGCVIHLEEINRPEHPKALNMLFSVLSQDRQVYLDELGLLKVAPGVVFFATLNEGEEFVGTEMLDAALRDRFYVTLLDYLPKDVEADVLHLKTGVSRKDAETIVTVSNQLRRNTQEPIVVSTRHTLMIAEMVAVGASVRDAFVFSLQVSKDALESVLLSLHLKTGQTEASDQGRYRSY; encoded by the coding sequence ATGAACGAAAACGCGTGCGGCCTGGCCATTCCCGCGCCTGAGCCCCATTATTTCCTTCCGGGCGAGGTCATTGAAAACATGACCCTCGTGAAAAAGCTCTCCGACCGCCACCCGGTGAACGTGCTTGTGGCCGGAAAGCAGGGTTGCGGAAAATCCACCATGGTGCGCCAGTTCGCGGCCCGCAACAAGCGGCCCCTGGCCACCTTCCAGATAGGCATCCTCTCGGAGCCGGGCCAGCTTTTCGGCGAGCACCGCTTGAAGGACGGCGAGACCTATTTTCAGAAATTCCTCTTTCCCGAAGCCATCCAGACCCCCGGCTGCGTGATTCACTTAGAGGAAATCAACCGGCCCGAACACCCCAAGGCGCTCAACATGCTTTTTTCGGTGCTCTCCCAGGACCGGCAGGTTTACCTGGACGAGCTTGGCCTTTTGAAGGTCGCCCCCGGCGTGGTTTTTTTCGCCACCTTGAACGAGGGCGAGGAATTCGTGGGAACCGAGATGCTGGACGCAGCGCTCCGGGACCGTTTCTACGTCACCCTCCTGGACTATCTCCCCAAGGACGTGGAGGCCGACGTTCTGCATCTCAAAACCGGCGTCTCCCGCAAGGACGCGGAAACCATAGTGACGGTGTCCAACCAGCTTCGGCGCAACACCCAGGAGCCCATCGTGGTCTCCACGCGCCATACGCTGATGATCGCCGAGATGGTGGCGGTGGGGGCGAGCGTTCGTGACGCCTTCGTATTCTCGCTCCAGGTTTCAAAGGACGCGCTGGAATCGGTGCTTCTTTCCCTTCATCTCAAGACCGGACAGACCGAGGCTTCCGACCAGGGAAGGTACAGATCGTATTAA
- a CDS encoding hydroxymethylglutaryl-CoA lyase: protein MMIDEKCRSGPLGGKPVAVIREVGPRDGFQSESRFIPTGFKARMIGNLADAGLSIIQAASFVHPKLMPQMADAEEVLSMLGKRPETRLVGLVLNFIGAERAKRAGMAEIEAGVSASETHSRKNTGLGRAAAFSECEKIADLCKSSGMRLWLNVQCAFGCGYEGRIPQDDVAELAGRLWSLGPEYLVIADTVGSGTPEATCSLLEKILRFAPSDRVFMHLHDTKGLAVKNLLAALEMGVTRFDAAFGGLGGCPFAPGAPGNLATERAVNILESKGFSTGVDLEKVEETTRLFHEAMSGRTL, encoded by the coding sequence ATGATGATTGATGAAAAATGCCGTTCCGGGCCTCTCGGCGGAAAGCCAGTCGCCGTCATCCGCGAGGTCGGGCCACGGGACGGGTTTCAGTCCGAATCCAGGTTCATCCCCACAGGCTTTAAGGCCCGGATGATCGGAAATCTGGCTGACGCCGGGTTATCAATAATTCAGGCTGCAAGTTTCGTGCATCCGAAGCTGATGCCCCAGATGGCCGACGCCGAGGAAGTCCTGTCCATGCTGGGTAAAAGGCCGGAAACACGCCTTGTGGGCCTTGTCCTGAACTTTATCGGAGCCGAAAGGGCCAAGCGGGCGGGGATGGCTGAAATCGAGGCCGGGGTTTCCGCCAGCGAGACCCACAGCAGGAAGAACACGGGCTTAGGCAGGGCGGCGGCTTTTTCCGAATGCGAAAAAATCGCGGACCTTTGTAAATCAAGCGGAATGAGGCTCTGGCTCAACGTGCAGTGCGCCTTCGGCTGCGGTTACGAGGGCCGGATTCCGCAGGATGACGTTGCGGAACTTGCGGGAAGGCTGTGGTCGCTCGGCCCCGAATATCTTGTTATCGCCGACACGGTGGGGTCGGGAACGCCGGAGGCGACGTGCTCCCTCCTGGAAAAAATTCTCCGCTTCGCCCCCTCCGACCGCGTGTTCATGCATCTTCACGACACGAAGGGCCTTGCGGTGAAAAACCTTCTGGCGGCGCTGGAGATGGGCGTGACCCGCTTCGACGCGGCCTTCGGCGGCCTTGGCGGCTGCCCCTTCGCGCCGGGCGCTCCGGGAAACCTCGCAACCGAAAGGGCAGTCAACATCCTGGAAAGCAAGGGCTTTTCGACCGGCGTGGACCTTGAAAAAGTTGAGGAAACAACTCGGCTTTTCCATGAGGCGATGTCGGGCAGGACGCTGTAG
- a CDS encoding DUF4125 family protein, protein MSTPYDHAGKQGVIAQILSIELSMFLSVRSLEKASCQEDPERFKVMRAAQFSAWSEKTLESYLKDLKRAESEGDNLMTLKYARMDDLIPPLSQSPLIPAIVEIQKGWQRELAEKYPGVMGRGRGISDDDGGERGTSFERYLKGELETYSEQTLQELMSDAQEYLDRNENMAQAIYEAMIRELGYESLEEAEASIQAR, encoded by the coding sequence ATGAGCACCCCCTACGACCATGCCGGAAAACAAGGCGTCATCGCTCAGATACTTTCCATCGAGCTTTCCATGTTCCTCTCGGTCCGAAGCCTCGAAAAGGCCTCCTGCCAGGAGGACCCGGAGCGCTTCAAGGTGATGCGGGCGGCCCAGTTTTCGGCCTGGAGCGAAAAGACCCTCGAAAGCTACCTTAAAGACCTCAAACGGGCGGAATCAGAGGGCGACAACCTCATGACCTTGAAGTACGCCCGCATGGACGATCTCATCCCGCCCCTGAGCCAAAGCCCTTTGATACCGGCCATCGTTGAGATTCAAAAGGGGTGGCAGCGCGAGCTTGCGGAAAAATATCCGGGGGTCATGGGGCGCGGCAGGGGGATTTCAGACGACGACGGGGGAGAACGGGGAACATCCTTCGAGCGCTACCTGAAAGGCGAGCTTGAGACATATTCGGAACAAACCTTGCAAGAACTAATGTCCGACGCGCAGGAGTATCTGGATCGAAACGAAAACATGGCCCAGGCGATATACGAGGCGATGATAAGGGAGCTTGGCTACGAGTCGCTTGAGGAGGCGGAAGCCTCCATACAAGCCCGGTGA
- a CDS encoding acyl-CoA carboxylase subunit beta — MDPFFEKRLNELEAVRQKALLGGGQEKIDKMHAKGHLTARERLDALLDEGSFMELYQLAGHANDQPTDGIICGAGEIHGRKVFVYSQDRTVRGGSVGIEHGIKMYRTIERALEMRAPMIGLHDSPGARVPNSKELDLLGQLKRSIFSNISEKHGGSVFYPNTLASGVIPQISAILGSCGGISVYSPALNDFIYMVDKSSHMFITGPLMVQMVTGEAISMEDLGGAKVHAQVSGVCDFRCPDEAALLADIRALMSFLPQNCDENPPVYQCDDDPDRSCDELYDIVPSSPSTPYDVRKAIEVIVDDAFFYEVKAEFAPEVVTGFGRLNGGTVGIVANQPNCLAGSLTVNSSDKQARFIRFCDCFNIPLLLLVDTPAYMPGSDQEFAGIIRHGAKVLYALCEATVPRISLVLRKAYGGGNLGMGVLPGLGTDMVLLWPTMETGILGAEQSVMLLYGQSSFGDKEYLAKKLAEYKETYANPIYDVSSNMNVEDVVTPAATRSYLIKAFAMLSGKKKELPRKRHGNIPL, encoded by the coding sequence ATGGACCCCTTTTTCGAGAAAAGACTCAACGAACTCGAAGCCGTGCGGCAAAAGGCCCTTTTGGGCGGCGGCCAGGAAAAAATCGACAAGATGCACGCAAAGGGCCATCTTACGGCCAGGGAGCGCCTGGACGCCCTTCTGGACGAGGGCAGCTTCATGGAGCTTTACCAGCTCGCGGGCCACGCCAACGACCAGCCCACCGACGGCATAATCTGCGGCGCGGGGGAAATCCACGGCAGGAAGGTCTTCGTCTATTCCCAGGACCGCACGGTTCGCGGCGGCTCGGTGGGCATAGAGCACGGAATAAAGATGTACCGCACCATCGAACGCGCCCTTGAGATGCGCGCCCCCATGATCGGCCTGCACGACTCGCCGGGGGCCAGGGTGCCCAACTCAAAGGAGCTTGACCTTCTGGGGCAGCTGAAGCGCTCGATTTTCTCCAACATCTCCGAAAAGCACGGGGGAAGCGTCTTCTACCCAAACACCCTGGCGAGCGGAGTCATCCCCCAGATTTCGGCAATCCTGGGCTCCTGCGGCGGAATTTCCGTTTACAGCCCGGCCCTGAACGATTTCATCTACATGGTGGATAAATCCAGCCACATGTTCATCACAGGGCCCTTGATGGTCCAGATGGTGACGGGCGAGGCCATAAGCATGGAGGATTTGGGCGGCGCGAAGGTCCACGCCCAGGTTTCCGGGGTCTGCGACTTCCGCTGCCCGGACGAGGCCGCGCTTCTTGCGGACATCCGCGCTCTCATGAGCTTTCTGCCCCAGAACTGCGACGAGAATCCGCCAGTCTACCAGTGCGACGACGACCCGGACCGGAGCTGCGACGAGCTTTACGACATAGTGCCGTCAAGCCCCTCGACGCCCTACGACGTGCGGAAGGCCATAGAGGTCATCGTTGACGACGCCTTTTTCTACGAGGTGAAGGCCGAGTTCGCGCCGGAGGTGGTGACGGGCTTCGGCAGGCTCAACGGCGGCACCGTGGGCATAGTGGCCAACCAGCCCAACTGCCTTGCGGGGTCTTTAACGGTCAACTCCAGCGACAAGCAGGCGCGCTTCATACGATTCTGCGACTGCTTCAACATTCCGCTCCTGCTTCTGGTGGACACTCCCGCCTACATGCCGGGCTCGGACCAGGAGTTCGCGGGCATTATCCGCCACGGGGCCAAGGTGTTGTACGCCCTTTGCGAGGCAACCGTTCCCCGCATAAGCCTGGTTCTGCGCAAGGCATACGGCGGCGGAAACCTTGGAATGGGCGTGCTTCCGGGGCTCGGAACCGACATGGTTCTTCTGTGGCCCACAATGGAAACCGGAATTTTGGGGGCGGAGCAGAGCGTGATGCTGCTTTACGGGCAGTCCAGCTTCGGGGACAAGGAGTACCTCGCCAAGAAACTGGCCGAATACAAGGAAACCTACGCCAACCCCATCTACGACGTAAGTTCCAACATGAACGTGGAGGACGTGGTGACTCCGGCGGCCACCCGCAGCTACCTTATCAAAGCCTTCGCCATGCTTTCGGGCAAAAAGAAGGAGCTTCCAAGGAAGCGCCACGGCAACATTCCGCTGTAG
- a CDS encoding bifunctional metallophosphatase/5'-nucleotidase translates to MTRRPKASFFILPLILFSILSLFLPVPVGAAAVKPDFRLCILYFNDFHGALDAAERPEKDGAAGGAARLVKLVKDIQKANEKAGIPTLVFNSGDFVQGQPLSNAGQGAVEAAMFNMMGLSAYCLGNHELDFGPRRLMALIGEIKAPCVTANLSVSGQPVGAPRMFTVGNIRVGVAGLVAADDFSVESPTVEPSFLKDVKVSGETAQARAIVADLRSRGSDFVVFLTHFGDKRDRRLAEKVSGIDVICGAHSHTLIPGAVKVGRTHIVQAGSYGKYLGRMDVEFLRKRPARVSARLIPVTAGLSEDPEMARLIAQKKEAVPDAENEVLAQNRCLLKVDARNMRTGETPAGNLVADAMRFELRADAAMINGGAIRAALPAGPVTLAHVKAFLPFAQSPTHLVSITGAELANALHHGAKQAGKGGFPQVSGLSFTLVPLVGAFDVRVGDEPLDNRKVYTLAVNSFIATGGDGYTVLRDIPAERRSVHPTAALLLARHLKTRYGQAGQVLDYCEPQDRIRLPLSASLGYSGMLPWRFLGSSFFLPESMAKALIR, encoded by the coding sequence ATGACCCGCCGCCCAAAGGCATCTTTTTTCATCCTGCCCCTTATCCTGTTTTCGATCCTTTCGCTTTTCCTCCCGGTTCCGGTGGGCGCGGCGGCAGTCAAACCGGATTTCCGCCTGTGCATACTTTATTTCAACGATTTTCACGGCGCGCTGGACGCCGCCGAAAGGCCCGAAAAGGACGGGGCGGCGGGCGGGGCGGCCCGGTTGGTGAAACTTGTAAAGGACATTCAAAAGGCCAACGAAAAGGCAGGGATTCCCACCCTGGTCTTCAATTCGGGCGATTTCGTCCAGGGTCAGCCCCTGTCGAACGCTGGCCAGGGGGCGGTGGAGGCGGCCATGTTCAACATGATGGGCCTATCCGCCTATTGCCTCGGAAACCACGAGCTGGATTTCGGCCCAAGACGGCTCATGGCCCTTATCGGTGAAATCAAGGCCCCCTGCGTTACGGCGAACCTTTCCGTTTCCGGCCAACCGGTGGGAGCGCCGCGTATGTTCACGGTGGGAAACATCAGGGTGGGGGTGGCGGGGCTTGTGGCGGCGGATGATTTTTCCGTCGAAAGCCCAACGGTGGAGCCGTCTTTTTTGAAGGACGTGAAGGTAAGCGGCGAAACCGCCCAGGCCAGGGCGATTGTGGCCGATTTAAGGTCGCGCGGGTCCGATTTTGTGGTGTTTCTGACCCATTTTGGAGACAAAAGGGACAGGCGGCTGGCCGAAAAGGTCTCAGGAATAGACGTGATATGCGGGGCCCACTCCCACACCCTGATTCCGGGAGCGGTAAAAGTGGGCAGGACCCATATAGTCCAGGCCGGAAGCTATGGAAAATACCTTGGGCGCATGGACGTGGAGTTTTTGCGCAAGCGCCCGGCCAGGGTTTCCGCAAGGCTCATACCGGTCACCGCAGGGCTTTCGGAAGACCCGGAAATGGCGCGCCTGATCGCCCAGAAAAAGGAGGCGGTTCCCGACGCGGAAAACGAGGTCCTGGCCCAGAATCGCTGCCTGCTCAAGGTTGACGCCAGGAATATGCGCACCGGGGAAACCCCTGCCGGAAACCTTGTGGCCGACGCCATGAGGTTCGAGCTTCGGGCGGACGCAGCCATGATAAACGGCGGGGCCATAAGGGCGGCGCTTCCGGCGGGCCCGGTCACCCTGGCCCACGTGAAGGCCTTTCTGCCCTTTGCCCAAAGCCCCACCCATCTCGTGTCCATCACCGGGGCCGAGCTTGCCAACGCGCTTCACCACGGGGCCAAACAGGCGGGCAAGGGCGGCTTTCCCCAGGTTTCGGGCTTAAGTTTCACCCTGGTCCCCCTGGTGGGGGCCTTTGACGTCAGGGTGGGCGACGAGCCCCTGGACAACCGTAAGGTCTATACCCTTGCAGTCAACAGCTTCATTGCCACGGGCGGGGACGGCTACACCGTGCTCCGGGACATCCCCGCCGAGCGCCGTTCGGTCCATCCCACGGCGGCCCTTCTTCTTGCCCGCCACCTCAAAACCCGCTACGGGCAGGCGGGCCAGGTGCTTGATTATTGCGAGCCCCAGGACCGAATAAGGCTACCGCTTTCCGCATCCCTGGGCTACAGCGGAATGTTGCCGTGGCGCTTCCTTGGAAGCTCCTTCTTTTTGCCCGAAAGCATGGCGAAGGCTTTGATAAGGTAG
- a CDS encoding YbhB/YbcL family Raf kinase inhibitor-like protein: MSTLTVSSPSFKDGGAIPEKHAACGENLSPAISWKGLPPGTKSLAIIAEDPDAPWPRLPLLKWVHWIAYNIPASEGGLAEGADRSEQMASGALSGKNSFKRFGYDGPAPVLGRHRYFFRVYALDSMIELPAGKANKKSLLEAMQGRILEQAELMGTFAR; this comes from the coding sequence ATGTCCACCCTGACGGTATCGAGCCCGTCCTTCAAAGACGGAGGAGCCATCCCCGAAAAGCACGCAGCCTGCGGCGAAAACCTTTCCCCGGCCATTTCCTGGAAGGGGCTTCCCCCCGGAACCAAAAGCCTCGCCATAATCGCGGAAGACCCGGACGCGCCCTGGCCCAGGCTTCCCCTTTTGAAGTGGGTCCACTGGATAGCCTACAACATCCCGGCCTCGGAGGGCGGGCTTGCCGAAGGCGCGGACCGCTCGGAACAGATGGCCAGCGGGGCGCTTTCGGGAAAAAATTCCTTCAAGCGCTTCGGGTACGACGGCCCGGCCCCGGTCCTTGGCCGCCACCGGTATTTTTTCCGTGTCTATGCCCTGGATTCCATGATCGAGCTTCCGGCTGGAAAAGCCAACAAAAAGAGCCTCTTGGAAGCCATGCAGGGGAGGATTCTGGAGCAGGCGGAGTTGATGGGGACTTTTGCCAGATAA
- a CDS encoding AAA family ATPase, with protein MSAALVKAMSQPGFYPHGPERVSVLQTHISWVFLAGDLVYKVKKPVNFGFLDFSSLEKRRFFCEEEITLNRRLAPDTYLKAVAVHRGRDGTYSLEGPGAVAEWAVVMKRLPDEGMADRMLSEGRLTESVLDLLAGRLAAFHEEAATGGDVDRAGSLSAIGKNHKDNMDVLERYVGSVLTRLQHRFLSVWAERFISGNAALFEERIKKKRIRDCHGDLHLENICVENGVPVVFDCIEFSPALRHGDVAGEIAFLCMDLDYSGAGDLADHFAASYARCATDPGLFGVLAFYKFYRACVRAKVLCLRSDDQSLSSAERKEAWSRACCYLDFAFTYASRFSRPTLIIISGLMGTGKSALARELAATTGSRLIRSDVVRKEILGINPARHVKDPYGKGAYDPETTSRTYEVMLREARLCLENGQSVVLDASFKTAAQRKMAQDLASGAGAEFFAVACQCPETEVKRRLVNRSRIGQDPSDGRVEIFGLQRDDYEEPSEIPARRLIRITTTLTPRRLSQEVITGIQGI; from the coding sequence GTGAGCGCAGCTCTCGTAAAGGCCATGTCCCAGCCCGGCTTTTATCCCCACGGCCCTGAGCGGGTCAGCGTGTTGCAGACCCATATCTCGTGGGTGTTTTTGGCGGGCGACCTCGTGTACAAGGTCAAGAAACCGGTGAATTTCGGCTTTCTTGATTTTTCCTCTCTGGAAAAAAGGCGCTTTTTCTGCGAGGAGGAGATTACCCTCAACCGCCGCCTTGCTCCTGACACCTATCTGAAGGCCGTGGCCGTCCACAGGGGCAGGGACGGGACCTACAGCCTTGAAGGTCCCGGGGCGGTGGCCGAGTGGGCCGTGGTGATGAAGCGGCTTCCCGACGAGGGCATGGCCGACCGGATGCTTTCCGAAGGCAGGCTTACGGAGAGCGTTCTGGACCTTCTTGCCGGAAGGCTCGCGGCCTTTCACGAGGAAGCGGCTACCGGCGGTGATGTTGACCGGGCCGGTAGCCTTTCGGCCATAGGGAAAAATCACAAGGACAACATGGATGTTCTGGAGCGCTACGTGGGAAGCGTGCTCACGAGGCTCCAGCACCGGTTTCTCTCCGTCTGGGCCGAACGCTTCATAAGCGGAAACGCCGCGCTTTTTGAGGAGAGGATCAAAAAGAAAAGAATACGGGACTGCCACGGAGACCTCCACCTGGAAAACATCTGCGTGGAAAACGGCGTTCCGGTGGTTTTCGACTGCATCGAGTTTTCCCCGGCGCTCCGCCACGGAGACGTGGCCGGTGAAATCGCCTTTCTGTGCATGGACCTCGATTACTCAGGGGCAGGCGACCTCGCCGACCACTTCGCCGCATCCTACGCCAGGTGCGCGACGGACCCCGGCCTTTTCGGCGTTCTGGCCTTCTACAAGTTCTACCGGGCCTGCGTCCGCGCCAAGGTCCTGTGCCTCAGAAGCGACGACCAGTCACTAAGCTCCGCCGAACGCAAGGAGGCCTGGTCCAGGGCCTGCTGTTATCTCGATTTCGCCTTCACCTACGCATCCCGTTTCTCCCGGCCCACCCTCATCATCATATCGGGCCTCATGGGCACCGGAAAAAGCGCCCTTGCCCGGGAACTCGCCGCAACCACCGGAAGCCGCCTGATCAGAAGCGACGTGGTGCGAAAGGAAATCCTGGGCATCAACCCGGCCCGCCACGTCAAGGACCCCTACGGGAAGGGGGCTTACGACCCGGAAACCACCTCAAGAACCTACGAGGTCATGCTCCGGGAGGCGAGGCTTTGCCTGGAAAACGGCCAGAGCGTCGTTCTGGACGCGTCTTTCAAAACCGCAGCACAGAGGAAGATGGCCCAGGACCTTGCATCAGGGGCCGGAGCCGAGTTTTTCGCGGTGGCCTGCCAATGCCCGGAAACCGAGGTGAAAAGGCGTCTGGTCAACCGGAGCAGGATCGGGCAGGACCCCTCGGACGGGCGGGTGGAGATTTTCGGGCTTCAGAGGGACGACTACGAGGAGCCTTCGGAAATCCCGGCCAGAAGGCTCATCCGCATCACCACCACCTTAACCCCCCGGAGGCTCTCCCAGGAGGTCATCACCGGAATCCAGGGCATCTGA
- a CDS encoding Hsp20/alpha crystallin family protein has protein sequence MDLIPWKSWGELSAVRKGMEELWNRFAQETGLSGFGSQWNPKVDVVETKDSFIVKAELAGMDARDIEVSLTGSVLAIKGEKKEEKEEKDHQHYYSERHYGSFKRIFRLPGVVSDQDVEAAFDKGVLTVTVPKSASTPEKKVDIKIR, from the coding sequence ATGGACCTGATACCCTGGAAATCCTGGGGCGAGCTTTCCGCCGTCAGGAAAGGCATGGAGGAGCTGTGGAACCGTTTCGCCCAGGAAACCGGGCTTTCGGGTTTCGGCTCCCAGTGGAACCCCAAGGTGGACGTGGTGGAAACCAAGGACAGCTTCATCGTGAAGGCCGAGCTCGCGGGCATGGACGCCAGGGACATAGAGGTCAGCCTCACCGGAAGCGTTCTGGCCATCAAGGGCGAGAAAAAGGAGGAGAAGGAGGAGAAGGACCATCAGCACTATTACTCCGAGCGCCACTACGGCTCCTTCAAGCGGATATTCAGGCTTCCGGGCGTCGTCTCCGACCAGGACGTTGAAGCGGCTTTCGACAAGGGCGTGCTCACGGTTACGGTGCCCAAGTCTGCCTCCACGCCGGAAAAGAAAGTTGACATCAAAATCAGGTAG